A segment of the Desulfitobacterium dehalogenans ATCC 51507 genome:
GCGGAAATGATGTTTTGAATAATAATAGAGAATTGCCCCTGTGCAAGTCCGTAAAGGGAGACATTACCCTTTCGGAAAGACACAGGGGCGTTCCTTATGAATGGCCTTATACGATTAAAGGATGAGGGTGAAATAAGAGAAGGCGGAAACGAAGACAGAAGCGACGAGCATAGCGAGGAGAGGGCGCAGGGCTCTCGAGCGTAGGCTGGCTAAGTGAACATTGAGTCCCAGTCCCACCATTGCCGCAGCCATTAAAAAGGATGAGAGAAAGGCAATAGCATTCAAGACTTCTTTTGAAATAGGGAGATAGGTTCCGATGAGGCTAGTCAAGATGAAACCTAATAGAAACCAGGGAAAGGAGGCCCCTTGGGTTGATTTCTCTGTGTCCTTGTCCCGACGGCGTACCCACCAGAGAAGGATGAAGCTTACGGGAATGAGGAGAAAGACTCTTGCTAATTTAGCCAGTAAGGATGCAGCCAGGGCATCGGCCCCCACAGAATTAGCCGCCGCCGCTGCATGAGCGATTTCGTGTAAGGTGATTCCGCTCCAGGTTCCGTATTGGAGGGCGGTTAGGCCTAAATAGGGATAAAGCAGGGTATAGGCAAGGGTGAAAAATGTACCGATCAAAGCAATGATCCCCACACTGACAGCAGTATCCTCGTCCTTGGCTTTTAGAATAGGAGCAACTGCAGCAATGGCGGCAGCCCCGCAGATACCGGTACCAACTCCCAGCAGAAGGGACAATTGCATGTCCCCCTTAATCCATTTAGACACCAGAAGGGTCGTAAAGACGGCG
Coding sequences within it:
- a CDS encoding YeiH family protein; translated protein: MAIINNLTQKREKQFPLVKFQVAPLIPGVLFTTGIAAVATGIANLPGINKIGAMLCAILIAVLYRNTLGYPEKCRTGVQFTAQKILRFAIILYGFRLNIHLVFQEGPSLLFQGLFTIIIAVFTTLLVSKWIKGDMQLSLLLGVGTGICGAAAIAAVAPILKAKDEDTAVSVGIIALIGTFFTLAYTLLYPYLGLTALQYGTWSGITLHEIAHAAAAANSVGADALAASLLAKLARVFLLIPVSFILLWWVRRRDKDTEKSTQGASFPWFLLGFILTSLIGTYLPISKEVLNAIAFLSSFLMAAAMVGLGLNVHLASLRSRALRPLLAMLVASVFVSAFSYFTLIL